TCTGATTGGCTAATGAAAGGTTGCGCAAGCGCTGTGTGCCCGCGTTGGATACAATAAAGGTGGTAGCGGAGGCAGCTGACgtaattagtaaaaaaaaaaaaaaaaaaaagcggttgAGGAAGAGAGGAAGTGGGTTTTACAATTTCGTGAAATAAACACCTTTTCTTACGCTCACGAAGTTAAATACCTGTAGGGCCGAAATGCCGCGAGGTAGCCGGAGCCGCACGTCCAGGATGGCTCCCCCAGCCAGGTGAGGAGTGAACGCGGCTTCTAGTGCTTTCCGTAGGGTTGTGTGTGGGTGCGCAGTCGCTGGTGGTAGGCCTCGGCGACCCGTTATTTCTttacctcttcccctccccccccacccccttaacTTCACGAAGCCGCGTTTTCAGCAGTGTAATAATGTGATTGCTCTTGGTTCGTAGTAAACAAATCTTTCACTTAACGCATTTTTCTTTCTGTCGCGTGTTACAGCCAGTAAAAGTTGCATCTTTGGGATTCCATatctagggggccttttactaaactgcaggaaACAGGGTCCTTTGGTAGCGccggaggccatttttcctgtgctcAGAGCCTTTTTTTCCGCAACTTCTAAAAGCCCCCAaaatatggccatgcggtaagagaacgcctactgctacccattgaggtggcgataagggctcaggcagtaaccaggcagcgtgtggcAATGGCAGATTACTGTTGGGTTcctgctgtgcaagccatttttgGAGGGTTTTCTTCAGGGCTGCCGACAGGGGGGGGGAAAAAATTCCCAGGggctgggcctccaagggggcccggcgccgcagtcccaccagGCCCCTTCCATCTgaacccctgccagcagaagtgctgttttctgttctgactcCAGCAtgtgcggcccacacagacgcgctcctctcagctgatcttcgctgtactctgcggggtttctgtgtgtctgatgtgcaggacgtcacgCATAGAAGCCCCGCAGAGTACAGCGAAagtcagctgagaggagcgcgtctgtgtgggccgcgcacgccggagtcagaagacagcacttctgctggtgggggtttgggtggaaggggcctggcccggtggtggaggtgggtgggactgtggcaccgggtcaccctcgggggggggggggggcatgacaaCCAGGGGTGGGGCCGGGGCtgtcctgggcctggcccagtctcttggcagccctggttttctcttccttcccccccccccccatgaaatggTGTGTGCTCAGGTTGGAACTATTGCTGTGAGCcataagcctgtgttgggcttactgctgctctgtaaaagggcccccttaaggcctcttttactaagtggtggtaagcccaacacaggcttactctTCTTTAAACAGGAAGTACTACTGTCCTGGATGGGGCTTGGGACACTCCATGGTTATTTTTATACTAAACTAGTAGCCAGACTGCTAAAATGGGTAGGTACAATGTTTTGtctgcaggcccccctcccagaTATTGAGTACATGAGCTGTTAGGGGGCTGCCTGGGTCTTAGAGCTAGGTTggatctaggtttgtacctgaaaaCCAGAGTTATTAAAAGGTGGTGGTAACTTGCAGTTTGTGTAGAATCTGTAAATGGATTTTTATTGGATGTTACTTCATAATGTGAGCTACCATCTGTCCACCTATCTCGCATGCAAGTGTGGGCCTGGTAGAGTagtccactattcatgatatggGGGGAGAAAGTAAGAGAATATGCTGCAAGTCCCATGCTTTTCACCCCACTTGGAACCACCTATTAGTGCCCTTGAAGGTTGGAAGAAGGGCCAGTAAAGGACAGGGAGGGAGATTCTCCGTTTTCGTTGGCATCAGAAcagatgtatttttatttattacatttgtaccccgcgctttcccgcgcATCGCAGGCTCACTGCTTCTCTGCTTCACTGTTGGAGTGGGGACATGAAGTTGGGTAAACTTTCTGCTCTCCTTTGAGCTAGGAGCTGAGGAAATTAGTTTCTCAAAATGGTAGAGAATTCATGCCAAGGGTATTAAGACACCCATTGGACTGGACTGATTAGTGTCTTGGGATAGATGAAATGGTATGCATATGTTGGGTTCATCCCTTGTCTAGAAACACAGAACCTTCTAGTTAAGCACTCTTCTCAAAATTCCATGTAGTTTGCAACATCCCCAATGCCCCCAAACTGTTCCTGGTGCTCATTTGGGGGTATGGGAGGGATGGCAAAAGTTGTGACCCAATACAGCTGTTGACGGTTTAGTACTAGCATTGTAAGTTGGTGGGATATATGGCCTCCTAGTGGAGGCAAAAATTGATGGTGGAACCCAAAAAAGGCATAAGGTATACACACAAGATTCTTTCAGAATAggaggatggaaaccaagcatagTGCATCAACTTGAAACCAGCAGTGAAATGACATTTTGGCACTTCTAAGAAGTTGGGCAGTGATGGGGTAAAACATGCATGGAGATGGTTAAATCCCTTAGCTGAGCAGACTGGAAGAGTCATATTGGTTTCTATCTACCATCCTATTTTTATTGTGCAAGAATCTGTTTAGAAACCAGTGATCTGAAGATGATTAGTTGGCTGCTAGAAAGACAAGCCCTTGTACATGGGCTtatggtagagaatgacacggggttGGGGACTTCCCATCCCATACTCTAATACAGATGACAatgtttttttgatttttgtttctccaaaaaaaaaaaaagtgatgatgAAAACTGGCAAAACTTGCACAGGAGCTCCTGTGcattctgctaccagcacattttagaggacattttctgttgtgGGAATGACTgtgaaagacaggagagctagattgaatcctgagattgttgatgcttattagtcatccacagattaaaaaatcataagcaCTTCATGGGGCTTATTTCTCCCCcgtattttccatgttttctatttgtgatagTTGTACAGTTtgtaacacacacacagtcaagGGCAACAGAAGTTATCCACAAGTTATTGTGAAATTTGAGAAGATAAGTGACCTTTGTTTTGAGCGCACATAATTTTACAGAATGTTTAATATTTAAGGATAAAAGtactgtgaaaaaaatatttgttgaCAGTATGGACTTATTACCCAGGAGTACAAATTAAAATTCATTTTGATTGATTCACTTATTAAAAATTGAAAAGGGGAATGTGATATACCAGAACTGATAAAGTAGAAGAAAACATTTTACTTTATGCTCTTCAGTTTGGTATTGTAGTCGGGGTTTTCAAACCAGTCTGGGTTTCAAGATTCACAcagtgaatatgaatgagagGGAACTGCAGACAAATGGAAGCAGTACCTGCAAATtgatcacatgcatattcattgtggttgttCTGAAAacattggctgggtgtgtcctgaggattgggttgagaacccctgttctagtcCATTATAAGTGTTCTTTGTTTTTGGAGCCTATAATACagctttttttctcctctttttttttttttttccctcctcctGCAGTCGGGCGCCAGCAATGAGAACAGCACCTGCCACTCGTGCTCCAGTACCAATGGCATCTCCACCTTCTGCTGTGGCTCCTGCTGGAGCAGCCCCGAGACAGCCTGGCCTGATGGCACAGATGGCCACAACAGCAGCTGGAGTGGCAGTAGGCTCAGCTGTGGGACATACAATAGGCCATGCCATTACAGGAGGTTTTGGAGGAAGCAGTTCTGAACCTGCAAGACCAGATGTTACTTACCAGGTtaagaaaaattattttgaagCTTTATCTTATCACAGTATAAAACATAATGGTCAACTGGCATATATTACAGTACTACAATTCCTGGTCAGGACGGACATGCTGAGAGCCTAATAATCTTTGTTTTGCCTGATCTATTGATACCCAAAGTAACTGC
This sequence is a window from Microcaecilia unicolor chromosome 13, aMicUni1.1, whole genome shotgun sequence. Protein-coding genes within it:
- the CHCHD2 gene encoding coiled-coil-helix-coiled-coil-helix domain-containing protein 2, with translation MPRGSRSRTSRMAPPASRAPAMRTAPATRAPVPMASPPSAVAPAGAAPRQPGLMAQMATTAAGVAVGSAVGHTIGHAITGGFGGSSSEPARPDVTYQEPAPAQPVYQQQSQYSPCQYEMKQFLECAQNQSDLKLCEGFSEVLKQCRLANGLS